The genomic interval AGAAGTTTCAGGCACCTGCGATTACTCGCCTCACTGACTCTGATGTGGCCGAAAAGGCTGGCGTCAACGTCGAATTGGTTGTTGATTTAGTCAACGCCCGATTGATTAAGCCGGACGCCGCCGGATTTTTCACCAACGATGACGTGGCGATCGCCAGCACCGCAGCTAGCCTGAAAGCAATGGGCTTTGATCTCCGTCGACTGAAATCCCTGGGAAATGCGGCATCGCGCCAGGCAGATCTTATTTCCCAAGTGGCATCTCCGATTGCGCAGGGAAAAAGCGATGTTGCCCGCCAGCAAGCTGAAGAAATGGCACAACAAATGTGCTCCCTAGTTGTGTCAATGCACGCCTCCTTGGTGAAAAACGCAACTCGCGAGCAGCTTGGATACTGATAGAAAAAATGAGTTTTGTTGAACTTGAATTCCATGGCATTCACACCATGGAACCAGATGGCTTTACCTGCGCGCTGTTCCGATGGGATGAAGGGAACAAAATCCTTCCCATCTGGATCGACGTTGATGACGCCCTAAAAATCCAGGCATATCTCGCTGGATTCAACCCACGAAGGCCAACGGCACATGAATTGCTCGCGGAAGCATTCCAGCGCCTCACTCCGTGGGTAGCCAGCCTGCAGATCGTCTCCCACTTTGAAGGCGTTTACATGGCTACCATCACTACCTCTGAAGATGAGCAATTTGATGCCCGCCCAAGCGATGTGATCATGCTGTCACAGCTGCTCGAGGTGCCAATTTCTATCGATGAGGAAATTCTGCAGCAAACTGCCTTCTATATCAATGATGAGGATATGGAGTCCATCTTTGACATCGTCATTGATCGCAGCAAGGCATCCGGACATCCTGATGGGGAATCTGCTTCAGGCGACGCTCAAGCAGATGCTGATTTCCAACAGTTGATGCAGAGCCTCGGCGTTTTTGAAGATGATCTCTTCAGCGCACCGGATTCTCCAGGCGACGGACTTGATGGCGACTTCGGCGAGGAAGGCCCCTCATCGGAAGAAAAGCCAGAGAATTCCTAAAATGTGACTAATCACACCCTCAGATTTCAACTTGCTGGGGGTGTTTTTGGCGTGTTAGCAGATTTTAGCTTGACTCTGGTCTAGGGTAGAGACCAGACTTATAGCTAAGTTGCATGCTTAGAATTAACACGCATGTTGTTTTGAATAAAACATGGGTGCTGAATAATCGGAGAAACTAGTGTACGAAGACAAGAACTACCAGGGAGAAATCTTCAACGGTGTCCCTGTTCAGGAGACCTTATTTGAGGTCGGCCCTGACGAACAGGTCGGCTACCGCGTCCCAACAGCCTGCCAAGTTGCGGGGATCACCTACCGCCAGCTGGATTACTGGGCACGCACCAAACTTGTCGTGCCAACCATTCGTGGTGCACGCGGATCAGGCTCTCAGCGCCTGTACTCCTTCAAGGACATCCTTGTTCTGAAGATTGTTAAGCGGCTGCTGGACACCGGTATTTCTCTGCAGAACATTCGCCTCGCCGTGGATAAGCTCCGCGACATGGGCACCAACGACCTGGCAGAGATCACCCTGGTTTCTGACGGCACCACCGTCTACGAGTGCCGATCCAACGAAGAGGTCATCGACTTGCTCGGTGGTGGACAGGGTGTATTCGGCATTGCAGTTCCAGGCATCATGAAGGAACTCACCGGCGATATTTCTTCCTTCCCATCTGAGCGCATCGATGAGGAATTTCAGGCAGAGACCATCAACTTTCAAGATGAGCTCGCAGCCCGCCGGAGCCGACGCACCTCCTAAAAACTCAGCGCAGTAAATCTTCAAGCCCGTGCACCGTAGGTCTCTCCGAACCTATGGCGCACGGGCTTGATAGCTTTTGTGGCTATTGTTCCAACTCGCGTCGACGTTGTGCCGCAATGCGTAGGCGTGCTTCGCGTTCGCTTTGTTCCTTGCTGTGGAGTTCCTCAAAGAGTTTTTCATCGGCGTCATCTACTTTGAGCAAGAATCGCGCACCCGCGGAGGCCGCTCCGCCAAGGATGAACACAACCCAGAAATATGGCACGTTGAAAACAAACAAGCCTAGGAAGAACGAGACCATCACGACAGCCCAAATGGCGGAGTCGATCTGCTTGAGCTTCTTTCCTCGCTGTAGGACCAGGTCTAATTCTTTCTCGGTATCGTCTTGCACGGGTGTCACGGCGGTGCTTGCCTGTTGTTCGGGAAGATCTGTGAACAAGACATCTATTTCACCGGCTGTGCGTGCGATTGCTGCGGCGCCGGTTCGGGTATCGAATTCGTCGATGTCGAGGTATCCGTCTGCAAAATATGACCCAAGTCGGTCGAGGGCTTGGGATCGCTCGATGTCGCCTATTCGTTGGTGAGCCCTGTCGTTCATAGTTCAAGTATAAACACGTTTTCGAGTGCTGCCGGTGGTGCGAAAATCCAAAACTCCCATTTTGACAAGTGTTCATTGTCCAAATGGGAGTTTTTTCAGCGGTCGGCTTAGAGTCCGAATGCCTCGCGGAGAGCTGCATCGATCTGCTCGGTGGTTGTTGCCTGCGTAGCGGTGCCGTTGTGGCTGGTGGCGAAATCACTGAGCACGGAATCCACTGGATCGTGGCCTACATGAACAACGTGGAGTGAGATGTTGTCTGCGAATGCGGCGCTGAGATCATTCAAGAATGCTTCGTCGGTGTATTCACCAGCTGAGCCTGAGGTCACGATGACAACGCGCATTGGCTGTCCATCGGGGGAGCCTTCCTTGGCGATCTGGGTTGCAGCAACGACAGAAGCGCGGGTCAGCGGAACGCCACCGGTGCCGAGGCGAACAACTGCGCCGGCAGAGTTTTCTCCACTGGAGGAATCAGGGAAGGAAACGTTTGCGCGCCATCCCTTGGTGACTCCTGGGTTGAGTGGGGAAGAGTAGTTGTTTAGTGCTACCTGGTTGCCCTGTGCACCAGTTTCGCGGGCGAGGTTGGCCAGAGTCCGGGAAGTAACCGTGTGGTAGGTTTCCTGGCTGCCGTCAACAACTCGATCCATGTTGGATGAGGTATCCAGGTTGATGATGGTATCGGATGGGGAAGCAGCGGCGGGCTCGACCGGGGTCTCGCTTGGTTGCGCCTCAGTAGTTTCTGCCGCGGATTCGCTTGAAGCTTGGGTGAGAACACTTTCAAGCGCGGAGTTATCGGCGTTGCCGGTGTCGAAGCTGAAGCTACTGAAATCAGAGGCGGCGCGGGCTTGGTCTTCAGAGATACCGTTTCCAGCGTTGATGGCAACA from Corynebacterium glutamicum ATCC 13032 carries:
- a CDS encoding bifunctional nuclease family protein; the protein is MSFVELEFHGIHTMEPDGFTCALFRWDEGNKILPIWIDVDDALKIQAYLAGFNPRRPTAHELLAEAFQRLTPWVASLQIVSHFEGVYMATITTSEDEQFDARPSDVIMLSQLLEVPISIDEEILQQTAFYINDEDMESIFDIVIDRSKASGHPDGESASGDAQADADFQQLMQSLGVFEDDLFSAPDSPGDGLDGDFGEEGPSSEEKPENS
- a CDS encoding MerR family transcriptional regulator; amino-acid sequence: MYEDKNYQGEIFNGVPVQETLFEVGPDEQVGYRVPTACQVAGITYRQLDYWARTKLVVPTIRGARGSGSQRLYSFKDILVLKIVKRLLDTGISLQNIRLAVDKLRDMGTNDLAEITLVSDGTTVYECRSNEEVIDLLGGGQGVFGIAVPGIMKELTGDISSFPSERIDEEFQAETINFQDELAARRSRRTS
- a CDS encoding DUF1707 SHOCT-like domain-containing protein, which gives rise to MNDRAHQRIGDIERSQALDRLGSYFADGYLDIDEFDTRTGAAAIARTAGEIDVLFTDLPEQQASTAVTPVQDDTEKELDLVLQRGKKLKQIDSAIWAVVMVSFFLGLFVFNVPYFWVVFILGGAASAGARFLLKVDDADEKLFEELHSKEQSEREARLRIAAQRRRELEQ
- a CDS encoding transcriptional regulator FtsR, whose product is MSALRKTSPNGSIGASATRTVPVKPTKTMSIGVVLERLNAEFPDVTVSKIRFLESEGLITPERTASGYRRFTESDVERLRYILVTQRDNYLPLKVIREQLEAMDNGSVTAILGSSSEPLVSPEKFQAPAITRLTDSDVAEKAGVNVELVVDLVNARLIKPDAAGFFTNDDVAIASTAASLKAMGFDLRRLKSLGNAASRQADLISQVASPIAQGKSDVARQQAEEMAQQMCSLVVSMHASLVKNATREQLGY